From Salipiger profundus, a single genomic window includes:
- a CDS encoding gp436 family protein: MAYCTKADLIDRYGERLLIELTDRGAIATGAIDDDVVDRAIAEADALIDGYCAGRYVLPFATVPVQIGPLSRQIAIYTLHVYEPNEKITADYKEAIRQLQQIASGTLKLNAEGVASSTTDAGGARVTDRERPMTEQSLKGWI, encoded by the coding sequence GTGGCCTATTGCACCAAAGCCGACCTGATCGACCGCTACGGCGAACGGCTGCTGATCGAGCTGACCGATCGCGGCGCCATCGCCACGGGCGCGATCGACGACGACGTGGTCGACCGGGCCATTGCCGAGGCCGACGCGCTGATCGATGGCTATTGCGCCGGCCGCTACGTGCTGCCGTTCGCGACGGTGCCGGTCCAGATCGGCCCGCTGTCGCGCCAGATCGCGATCTACACGCTGCACGTCTACGAGCCGAACGAGAAGATCACCGCCGACTATAAGGAGGCGATCCGCCAGCTGCAGCAGATCGCCAGCGGCACGCTGAAGCTCAACGCCGAAGGCGTAGCCTCCAGCACCACCGATGCCGGCGGCGCCCGTGTCACCGACCGCGAGCGTCCGATGACCGAGCAGTCGCTGAAGGGGTGGATTTGA
- a CDS encoding Mu-like prophage major head subunit gpT family protein: MIITATALQALRVGFKTEFQKALDGTPTMRDRVATVVRSSTSESTYGWLKKMSGMREWLGPRQLDGIAEAQYTIRNKHFEKTVEVNRNDIEDDNLGQYSMMFGELGDAAGAHPETLVWNLLKAGFSTECWDGQNFFDSDHPITDEDGAATTFSNTGGGSGTPWFLLCTNKSIKPILLQERKPITFTYKDRPDDDNVFFNNTYVYGADWRGNVGFGVPQMAYGSQQTLDATSYAAARTAIQNMKGDGGRPLGLMPNLLVVPPSLESAGRKLLNSEYAAGGETNEWKGTAELLVVPWLA, translated from the coding sequence ATGATCATCACCGCAACCGCACTCCAGGCGCTCCGGGTCGGCTTCAAGACCGAGTTCCAGAAGGCCCTGGACGGCACCCCCACCATGCGCGATCGCGTCGCGACCGTGGTGCGCTCCTCGACCTCCGAGAGCACCTACGGCTGGCTCAAGAAGATGTCGGGCATGCGCGAGTGGCTCGGCCCCCGTCAGCTCGACGGCATCGCCGAGGCCCAGTACACGATCCGCAACAAGCACTTCGAGAAGACCGTCGAGGTGAACCGCAACGACATCGAGGACGACAACCTCGGGCAATACTCGATGATGTTCGGCGAGCTGGGCGATGCCGCCGGCGCGCATCCCGAGACGCTGGTGTGGAACCTGCTGAAGGCCGGTTTCTCGACCGAGTGCTGGGACGGCCAGAACTTCTTCGACAGCGATCACCCGATCACCGACGAGGACGGGGCAGCCACGACCTTCTCGAACACCGGCGGCGGCTCGGGCACGCCCTGGTTCCTGCTCTGCACGAACAAGTCGATCAAGCCGATCCTGCTGCAGGAGCGCAAGCCGATCACCTTCACCTACAAGGACCGGCCGGACGACGACAACGTGTTCTTCAACAACACCTACGTCTACGGCGCCGACTGGCGCGGCAACGTGGGCTTCGGGGTGCCGCAGATGGCCTACGGCTCGCAGCAGACGCTCGATGCCACCAGCTACGCCGCTGCCCGCACCGCGATCCAGAACATGAAGGGCGACGGCGGGCGTCCGCTCGGCCTCATGCCCAACCTGCTGGTGGTGCCGCCCTCGCTGGAGAGCGCCGGCCGCAAGCTGCTCAACAGCGAATACGCGGCGGGTGGCGAGACCAACGAGTGGAAAGGCACCGCCGAGCTGCTCGTCGTGCCCTGGCTGGCATAA
- a CDS encoding phage protease, giving the protein METALVSLAMMELPASADGPSVPEWIHLMPKGRVQARDGRGPWHYEDAKAVIAESFARRRKIHVDENHSTRSAAKLGMSAPARGYITEMEEREDGIWGRVDWTRTGEALLSDRAYWGISPVLSYDKSTGKVLAIAHASLTNDPALRELLALNSTEYSDMFSAKVAKMLGLSEDASEDDITAALAKRLDKGEGSEELSTSLSEIGAAMGLEGEVSLATLITTAKARQAASDEQQEAFAALQTKVRTLEEGGKRKAAEDFVDGAIRDRRAGVKASREDYVALHMENPERAAKMVAGLPKLDPTSTVLEPPAAKEGEVTLSTEHRQVARQLGLSDDEMIAAMKAEQKEAL; this is encoded by the coding sequence ATGGAAACCGCCCTTGTCTCCCTTGCCATGATGGAACTGCCCGCCTCGGCGGATGGTCCGTCCGTTCCCGAATGGATCCACCTGATGCCGAAAGGCCGGGTCCAGGCGCGGGACGGGCGCGGCCCGTGGCACTACGAGGATGCGAAGGCGGTGATCGCGGAGAGCTTCGCGCGCCGGAGGAAGATCCATGTAGACGAGAACCATTCCACCCGCTCGGCGGCCAAGCTCGGCATGTCCGCGCCGGCGCGCGGCTACATCACCGAGATGGAGGAGCGCGAGGACGGCATCTGGGGCCGGGTCGACTGGACCCGGACCGGTGAGGCGCTGCTCTCGGATCGCGCCTACTGGGGCATCTCTCCCGTCCTTTCCTACGACAAATCCACCGGCAAGGTGCTGGCGATCGCCCACGCCTCGCTGACCAATGATCCCGCCCTGCGCGAGCTGCTCGCGCTCAACAGCACGGAGTACAGCGACATGTTTTCCGCGAAGGTGGCCAAGATGCTTGGCCTCTCCGAGGACGCCTCGGAAGACGATATCACGGCCGCCCTGGCCAAGCGCCTGGACAAGGGGGAGGGCAGCGAGGAGCTCAGCACCTCGCTCTCCGAGATCGGGGCGGCGATGGGGCTGGAGGGCGAGGTCTCGCTCGCCACGCTCATCACCACCGCGAAGGCGCGCCAGGCGGCGTCCGACGAGCAGCAGGAGGCGTTTGCCGCGCTGCAGACCAAGGTGCGGACGCTCGAGGAAGGCGGCAAGCGCAAGGCGGCGGAAGACTTCGTCGACGGTGCGATCCGCGATCGCCGGGCCGGCGTCAAGGCGTCGCGCGAGGACTACGTCGCGCTGCACATGGAGAACCCCGAGCGCGCCGCGAAGATGGTTGCGGGGCTGCCGAAGCTCGACCCCACCAGCACCGTGCTCGAGCCGCCCGCCGCGAAGGAGGGCGAGGTGACGCTCAGCACCGAGCACCGCCAGGTGGCCCGCCAGCTCGGGCTGTCCGATGACGAGATGATCGCGGCCATGAAGGCCGAGCAGAAGGAGGCCCTCTGA
- a CDS encoding phage virion morphogenesis protein produces MPRIDITSDTLTAALSRLSGALTDTTPLMQDIGEYMVKSTNDNFASGTDPDGRPWAPRSQATLDAYAARKDKPGPRPLIGATKSLSSTISYEVGEDEVLWGSNMIYAAVQQFGAEAGEFGARMGTNKKGRSFFMPIPWGNIPPRPFLGVGKDDETGLIEIITEYLEDATDG; encoded by the coding sequence ATGCCCCGGATCGACATCACCAGCGACACGCTGACCGCCGCGCTCTCGCGCCTGTCGGGGGCCCTGACGGACACCACGCCGCTGATGCAGGACATCGGCGAATACATGGTGAAGAGCACCAACGACAACTTCGCCTCGGGGACCGATCCCGACGGCCGGCCCTGGGCGCCGCGCTCGCAGGCCACGCTCGATGCCTACGCGGCCCGGAAGGACAAGCCGGGCCCGCGCCCGCTGATCGGTGCGACGAAGAGCCTGTCGAGTACCATCAGCTACGAGGTGGGCGAGGACGAGGTGCTCTGGGGCTCGAACATGATCTACGCCGCCGTCCAGCAGTTCGGGGCCGAGGCGGGGGAGTTCGGCGCGCGCATGGGCACCAACAAGAAGGGCCGCAGCTTCTTCATGCCGATCCCTTGGGGCAACATTCCGCCCCGGCCCTTCCTGGGCGTGGGGAAGGATGACGAGACCGGCCTCATCGAGATCATCACCGAATACCTCGAGGATGCCACGGACGGCTGA
- a CDS encoding phage head morphogenesis protein has protein sequence MAELAAVFRRPFKQQVAAFRLRLRHLVPTSRWDDLRHAQHDRAFVVAGATKADLLADLAAAVDKAISEGTSLEEFRRDFRATVEKRGWHGWTGEGTAAGEAWRTRVIYRTNMRTSYMAGRHAQLTEGNFRFWIYFHGGSAEPRILHLAWNGIALPPGHPFWVKHFPPNEWGCSCYVSGARSEAGVRRLGGDPSKPLPDTWQEIDPRTGEPEGVGKGWGYAPGASVTEELIRIVRDKVATLPPEIARAFVADLAERFQDTDLGRMLRDIAAGLG, from the coding sequence ATGGCTGAACTGGCGGCAGTCTTCCGCAGGCCCTTCAAGCAGCAGGTCGCGGCGTTCCGGCTGCGCCTGCGCCACCTGGTGCCGACGTCGCGCTGGGATGACCTGCGCCACGCGCAGCACGACCGGGCGTTCGTGGTGGCCGGCGCGACCAAGGCGGACCTGCTGGCGGACCTCGCGGCAGCGGTGGACAAGGCGATATCGGAGGGCACAAGCCTCGAGGAGTTCCGCCGCGACTTCCGCGCCACGGTCGAGAAACGCGGCTGGCACGGCTGGACGGGGGAGGGGACGGCCGCCGGTGAAGCCTGGCGGACCCGCGTCATCTACCGCACCAACATGCGGACCTCCTACATGGCCGGGCGTCATGCCCAGCTGACCGAGGGCAACTTCCGGTTCTGGATCTACTTCCACGGCGGCTCGGCCGAGCCGCGGATCCTGCACCTGGCGTGGAACGGGATCGCGCTGCCGCCGGGCCATCCGTTCTGGGTGAAGCATTTCCCGCCAAACGAATGGGGCTGCAGCTGCTACGTGAGCGGCGCACGTTCCGAGGCCGGGGTGCGCCGGTTGGGCGGCGATCCGTCGAAGCCGCTGCCCGACACCTGGCAGGAGATCGACCCGAGGACCGGCGAGCCCGAGGGCGTGGGCAAGGGGTGGGGCTACGCGCCCGGCGCCAGCGTGACCGAGGAGCTGATCCGGATCGTGCGCGACAAGGTGGCGACGCTGCCGCCCGAGATCGCCCGGGCCTTTGTCGCGGATCTCGCCGAACGCTTCCAGGACACCGACCTCGGCCGGATGCTGCGCGATATCGCGGCGGGGCTCGGCTGA
- a CDS encoding DUF935 domain-containing protein — translation MANRPQLVDQYGRAVKRAELTREVAAPTIGGVRSPITGYPGDGLTPDRLAVILREADAGDPIRYLELAETIEERDLHYAGVLGTRKRSVSQIEITVQEGGESQHDLDMAKMVRTWLDRDELSDETFDILDAMGKGYSFTEIIWDTSSLQWQPARLEYRDPRWFRFARHDLATPMMIDDSGQDVALPAYKFIFARLKAKSGIALRSGLARLATWNWMFKAYTQRDWAIFTQTYGQPIRVGKYGPGTDAKERDTLFRAVANIGGDCAAIIPESMMIEFVEAKSIGSSTDHYERRSDWLDKQMSKAVLGQTATTDAETGGLGSGKEHREVQQDIEAADCKALAAILNRDLVRPWIDLEYGPQTAYPRIVIKRQEPEDLKAFSDAVGPLIDRGLRVATSEVLEKFGLSDAAKDAEILRPKGETPAPAQTQPPGGDGMGRESAIKYPFNTRPDAPRGSAALQTETPSESRSEPLAPATDRLAREAAPEIETMLEQIEVMLETAGSLEEAREMLMTAWPDLATDGLVSVMTDAFFAAYAGGRALIEDEAADG, via the coding sequence ATGGCGAACCGTCCGCAACTCGTCGACCAATACGGCCGCGCCGTGAAGCGTGCCGAGCTGACCCGCGAGGTCGCGGCGCCCACCATCGGGGGCGTACGCTCGCCGATCACCGGCTATCCGGGCGACGGGCTGACCCCCGACCGGCTCGCGGTGATCCTGCGCGAGGCCGACGCCGGCGATCCGATCCGCTACCTCGAGCTCGCCGAGACGATCGAGGAGCGCGATCTGCATTACGCCGGCGTCCTCGGCACCCGGAAACGCTCGGTCAGCCAGATCGAGATCACCGTCCAGGAAGGCGGCGAGAGCCAGCACGATCTCGACATGGCGAAGATGGTGCGGACCTGGCTCGATCGCGACGAGCTCTCCGACGAGACCTTCGACATCCTCGACGCGATGGGGAAGGGCTACAGCTTCACCGAGATCATCTGGGACACCTCGTCGCTGCAGTGGCAGCCGGCGCGGCTCGAGTATCGCGACCCGCGCTGGTTCCGCTTCGCACGGCATGACCTGGCCACGCCCATGATGATCGACGACAGCGGGCAGGACGTGGCGCTGCCGGCCTACAAGTTCATCTTCGCCCGGCTGAAGGCGAAGAGCGGGATCGCGCTGCGCTCGGGGCTCGCGCGGCTCGCGACCTGGAACTGGATGTTCAAGGCCTACACGCAGCGGGACTGGGCGATCTTCACCCAGACCTACGGCCAGCCGATCCGCGTGGGCAAATACGGGCCCGGCACCGACGCCAAGGAGCGTGACACGCTGTTCCGGGCGGTGGCGAACATCGGCGGCGACTGCGCGGCGATCATCCCCGAGAGCATGATGATCGAGTTCGTGGAGGCGAAGAGCATCGGCTCCTCCACCGATCACTACGAGCGCCGCTCGGACTGGCTCGACAAGCAGATGTCGAAGGCGGTGCTGGGCCAGACCGCGACCACCGATGCCGAGACCGGCGGGCTCGGCTCGGGCAAGGAGCACCGCGAGGTGCAGCAGGATATCGAGGCGGCGGATTGCAAGGCGCTCGCGGCGATCCTGAACCGGGACCTGGTGCGCCCGTGGATCGATCTGGAGTATGGGCCGCAGACGGCGTATCCTCGGATCGTCATCAAGCGGCAGGAGCCGGAGGACCTGAAGGCCTTCTCCGATGCCGTCGGCCCGCTGATCGACCGGGGCCTGCGCGTGGCGACCTCGGAGGTGCTGGAAAAGTTCGGGCTGTCCGACGCCGCCAAGGATGCCGAAATCCTCCGCCCCAAGGGCGAAACCCCCGCGCCAGCGCAAACGCAACCGCCCGGTGGGGACGGAATGGGCCGAGAGAGCGCCATTAAATACCCATTCAATACCCGCCCCGACGCGCCGAGGGGCTCTGCCGCCCTCCAGACGGAAACGCCCTCAGAGAGCCGCTCAGAGCCTCTCGCCCCGGCGACGGATCGGCTGGCCCGGGAGGCCGCGCCGGAGATCGAGACGATGCTCGAGCAGATCGAGGTGATGCTGGAGACGGCGGGTTCGCTCGAGGAGGCGCGCGAGATGCTGATGACGGCCTGGCCGGACCTCGCCACCGACGGTCTGGTCTCGGTGATGACCGACGCCTTCTTCGCCGCCTACGCTGGCGGCCGCGCGCTGATCGAGGACGAGGCCGCCGATGGCTGA
- a CDS encoding terminase large subunit domain-containing protein — MTNPVITFLPYQKRWLQDASRFKIGMFTRRGGKTFGACGEIADDCFQAEIEGRKTRWTILSRSEATAKEAMEDALKPIVRGFFAAYNRLATLVPPEFEEGEFYAPELDATYKTHEVRFPGGSRITALSASPDAARGFGGNLLLDEFAFHRDSRRIWGSAFPVAARGGHKIRVISTPNGKGNKFFELMTAEDSRWSRHHVDIYEAVEQGLEVDIDELREGMADEDAWAQEFELQWLDAASSWLDYDLIASCEEMLAGDPVRYSGKQVYVGVDIAARNDLFVIWVLEDLGERLVTREVIAEKRISFAEQDALLASVFDRYNVIRVAIDQTGMGEKPVEDAIRRYGNSRIDGVLFTAARKLELATVLKERMQDRALAIPGGDPVLRADLHAIRSRVGPTGIRRLVAEGDTDGHADRFWALALAAGAAEAAPAEYAYRPVTGSGRGGFDDPDADDAPSRSWWRPPLGTGLRGGI, encoded by the coding sequence ATGACCAACCCCGTCATCACCTTCCTGCCGTACCAGAAGCGCTGGCTGCAGGACGCAAGCCGCTTCAAGATCGGGATGTTCACCCGGCGCGGCGGCAAGACCTTCGGGGCCTGCGGCGAGATCGCCGACGACTGCTTCCAGGCCGAGATCGAGGGGCGCAAGACGCGCTGGACGATCCTGTCGCGCTCGGAGGCGACGGCGAAGGAGGCGATGGAGGATGCCCTGAAGCCCATCGTCCGGGGCTTCTTCGCGGCCTACAATCGGCTTGCCACGCTCGTGCCGCCCGAGTTCGAGGAGGGCGAGTTCTACGCGCCCGAGCTGGATGCCACGTACAAGACGCACGAGGTGCGCTTTCCCGGGGGTTCCCGGATTACCGCGCTCTCGGCGTCGCCCGATGCGGCGCGGGGCTTCGGTGGCAACCTGCTGCTCGACGAGTTCGCCTTCCACCGCGACAGCCGGCGGATCTGGGGCTCCGCGTTCCCCGTGGCCGCACGGGGTGGGCACAAGATCCGGGTGATCTCGACGCCGAACGGCAAGGGCAACAAGTTCTTCGAGCTGATGACGGCCGAGGATAGTCGCTGGTCGCGCCACCATGTCGATATCTACGAGGCCGTTGAACAGGGCCTTGAAGTGGACATCGACGAGCTGCGCGAGGGCATGGCCGACGAGGACGCCTGGGCGCAGGAGTTCGAGCTGCAGTGGCTCGATGCCGCGTCGAGCTGGCTGGACTACGACCTGATCGCCTCCTGCGAGGAGATGCTCGCGGGCGACCCGGTGCGCTACAGCGGCAAGCAGGTTTACGTCGGTGTCGACATCGCGGCCCGCAACGACCTGTTCGTGATCTGGGTGCTCGAGGACCTGGGCGAACGGTTGGTGACCCGCGAGGTCATCGCCGAGAAGCGGATCTCATTCGCGGAACAGGATGCGCTGCTGGCGTCGGTCTTCGACCGCTACAACGTGATCCGGGTGGCGATCGACCAGACCGGCATGGGCGAGAAGCCGGTGGAGGATGCGATCCGGCGCTATGGCAATTCGCGGATCGACGGGGTGCTCTTTACGGCCGCGCGCAAGCTCGAGCTCGCGACGGTGCTGAAGGAGCGGATGCAGGATCGGGCGCTGGCCATCCCCGGCGGTGACCCGGTCCTGCGCGCGGATCTCCATGCCATTCGCTCGCGGGTCGGGCCCACCGGCATTCGCCGGCTGGTGGCCGAGGGCGACACGGATGGTCACGCTGACCGCTTCTGGGCCCTGGCCCTTGCCGCCGGCGCCGCCGAGGCTGCGCCTGCCGAATACGCATACCGTCCGGTCACCGGATCGGGACGCGGCGGCTTCGACGATCCCGACGCCGATGATGCGCCGAGCCGCTCCTGGTGGCGCCCGCCGCTCGGGACCGGGTTGCGCGGGGGGATCTGA
- a CDS encoding DUF6527 family protein, whose protein sequence is MIRAIYFSDRAKHRDTALPGSLWFSEPADGGVSAMWFYCPCGCGDLARITVGQEHKPHMTGPSWNWNGRTDAPTLSPSVHQLNCGWHGWLRSGYWESC, encoded by the coding sequence ATGATCCGGGCCATCTACTTCTCGGACCGGGCGAAGCATCGCGACACCGCGCTGCCCGGCAGCCTCTGGTTCTCGGAACCGGCGGATGGCGGCGTCTCGGCCATGTGGTTCTACTGCCCCTGCGGCTGCGGGGACCTCGCGCGGATCACGGTAGGGCAGGAGCACAAGCCGCATATGACCGGCCCGAGCTGGAACTGGAACGGGCGCACCGATGCGCCCACGCTGAGCCCATCCGTGCACCAGCTCAACTGCGGCTGGCACGGGTGGCTGCGCAGCGGATACTGGGAGAGCTGCTGA
- a CDS encoding phage protein Gp27 family protein — protein MPPPKKLDLIPEEIRRWLAEELRDRGFADILEVTEALNARIAAEGLELSIGKSAVGDFSKALKDQREAFAIADQLLSDLDIEREGEIHRVLMQMIATSAVQMIRAVREEDEHLDAKDLMSLGRMLKDLMASSGMREKLLADERARVAEQAREEMRSDLEARLENGVASGAVNADAARAAREIMGFA, from the coding sequence ATGCCGCCGCCGAAGAAGCTCGACCTGATCCCCGAGGAGATCCGCCGCTGGCTGGCCGAGGAGCTGCGCGATCGTGGGTTCGCCGACATCCTCGAGGTGACCGAGGCGCTCAACGCCCGCATCGCGGCCGAGGGGCTGGAACTTAGCATCGGCAAGTCGGCGGTGGGCGACTTCTCGAAGGCGCTGAAGGATCAGCGCGAGGCCTTCGCCATCGCCGATCAGCTCCTCTCCGATCTCGACATCGAGCGCGAGGGCGAGATCCACCGCGTGCTGATGCAGATGATCGCCACCTCGGCCGTGCAGATGATCCGCGCGGTGCGCGAGGAGGACGAGCACCTCGACGCGAAGGACCTCATGAGCCTCGGCCGGATGCTGAAGGACCTGATGGCATCGTCGGGCATGCGCGAGAAGCTCCTCGCCGACGAGCGCGCCCGGGTGGCCGAGCAGGCGCGCGAGGAAATGCGCTCCGACCTGGAGGCCCGGCTCGAGAACGGTGTCGCAAGCGGCGCCGTCAACGCCGATGCCGCCCGCGCGGCGCGCGAGATCATGGGGTTCGCATGA